In the genome of Echinimonas agarilytica, one region contains:
- a CDS encoding glycoside hydrolase family 88/105 protein: MFKTLTKYAALPLAIGFVLTGCNDKASNSAPSIQAPIQNTESVQSSSLSIPESAYDIATRAGQWQIEQFGNLEYIPQSHREKSENPKFWIQAAFYIGLTKWTETAGNSDFLSYMDKVAKEQEYGLLTERPYHADDHTISQTYIWLAEQTGNKAAYEPTQKHFDWILAHKPNVGLEMLDATASGHGEQHQEGNCQLRWCWADALYMAPRSWLMLSNVTGEPKYFEYADSEFWASADYLFSDEYGLFFRDSRYFDMKSDNGQPVFWGRGNGWVFAAIPLIIDELPEGHPSRDRYIELYKKNAAGLLKLQTEEGYWPASLMDPDKVKTPEVSGTGFITYGLAWGVNNGFLTDAKSKEVVEKGWAAIERAVSPNGRVNWVQHVGKSPDPVKETDSQLYGVGAVLLAASEMYKWKK; this comes from the coding sequence ATGTTTAAAACCCTGACGAAATATGCAGCATTGCCGCTCGCGATAGGCTTCGTGCTTACTGGCTGCAACGATAAGGCCTCCAACTCTGCGCCTTCGATACAAGCTCCAATACAGAACACTGAGTCAGTTCAATCATCCTCACTGAGTATTCCTGAATCGGCATATGATATTGCAACGCGCGCAGGCCAGTGGCAGATCGAGCAGTTTGGAAATCTTGAGTATATTCCACAGTCGCACCGAGAAAAATCTGAGAATCCCAAATTCTGGATTCAAGCAGCCTTCTATATTGGTTTAACAAAATGGACGGAAACCGCAGGAAATAGTGATTTTCTGTCTTATATGGATAAAGTGGCAAAGGAGCAGGAGTACGGGTTATTGACCGAACGCCCGTATCACGCTGATGATCATACTATTTCTCAAACCTACATTTGGTTGGCAGAACAAACCGGTAACAAGGCTGCATATGAGCCGACTCAAAAACATTTTGATTGGATTTTGGCACATAAGCCAAATGTTGGATTGGAAATGTTAGATGCCACTGCGAGTGGGCATGGGGAGCAACACCAAGAAGGAAACTGTCAATTACGTTGGTGCTGGGCTGATGCACTATATATGGCTCCGCGAAGCTGGTTAATGCTGAGTAATGTGACCGGAGAACCGAAATATTTCGAATATGCTGATAGCGAGTTTTGGGCATCTGCAGACTACCTATTTTCCGATGAATATGGGCTGTTCTTCCGAGATAGCCGCTATTTCGATATGAAGAGCGACAACGGTCAACCTGTGTTCTGGGGGCGAGGAAACGGCTGGGTCTTTGCTGCAATACCGTTAATTATAGATGAGCTTCCAGAAGGGCACCCATCTCGAGACCGGTACATTGAGCTTTATAAAAAGAATGCAGCGGGCTTACTTAAGCTTCAAACAGAGGAAGGTTACTGGCCTGCCTCGCTGATGGATCCCGACAAAGTTAAAACTCCTGAAGTCAGTGGTACTGGTTTTATTACTTACGGTTTAGCTTGGGGTGTAAATAACGGTTTTCTTACTGATGCGAAATCCAAAGAAGTGGTAGAGAAAGGTTGGGCTGCAATTGAACGCGCCGTTTCACCGAATGGGCGTGTGAACTGGGTACAGCATGTGGGTAAGTCACCAGATCCAGTGAAGGAAACTGATTCGCAACTATATGGTGTGGGTGCTGTTCTCTTAGCTGCTTCTGAAATGTACAAATGGAAGAAATAA
- a CDS encoding BNR-4 repeat-containing protein, translated as MLKFLQIKNLFVNRIAVASTVVLVAATLSSCAGDMQNAGAASLKSNSSMVNYFADNGTGNPLAVVQHPAGEYHEGITYVAYQGPFEDPYVAAYNHDTQTWLGPFRAGTSELGRRAERTKWDNHGKPTLLIDNDGYIHIFYGGHGGDKHHGQNTLGNVHHGANKHSISKQPLDISGWDEVDNTSVFGTYNQALKMDNGDIYLFYRHGAHRSDWVYQKSTDNGRTFEAPVSFLKHKRRDDIEAVDSWYAWVGHGNGDDLIVSFDYHVCWDGSANERGHTTERHDAHFMVFDTKTDTWTNVIEQELEMPLTREAAEKQTLAMDTGDHWTFNGSTYLDDKGNPHLAINVGVDLGQKTGGPKQTRHVHWDGQAWQVGASVNGQTTGVSRGDFKLDAANGITYFLVDQDGKEGVLATWNSQDSGRSFTKQTELLRAHNGSFSITSLIKNAHPDAQVLVAEKARGKADRKIYLVGEKGPVQRPLLHATLDKDTSTFKKK; from the coding sequence ATGTTGAAGTTCCTCCAAATCAAAAATTTATTCGTCAATCGCATCGCGGTTGCAAGTACTGTTGTGCTTGTTGCAGCAACACTTTCAAGCTGCGCTGGTGATATGCAAAATGCAGGTGCAGCATCACTCAAGTCAAACAGTTCAATGGTGAACTATTTTGCTGACAACGGTACTGGTAATCCATTAGCAGTCGTTCAGCATCCGGCAGGTGAATACCATGAAGGCATTACTTATGTAGCTTATCAGGGGCCTTTTGAAGATCCATATGTAGCTGCTTACAATCACGATACTCAGACATGGCTTGGACCGTTTCGTGCGGGAACGAGTGAGTTAGGCCGAAGAGCTGAACGCACCAAATGGGATAATCATGGTAAACCGACGCTGTTGATTGATAACGACGGGTACATCCATATTTTCTATGGTGGTCATGGAGGAGATAAACACCACGGCCAAAACACCCTTGGCAATGTGCATCACGGTGCGAACAAGCATTCTATTTCTAAGCAACCGCTGGATATTAGTGGCTGGGATGAAGTCGATAATACTTCTGTGTTTGGTACTTACAATCAAGCGCTCAAAATGGATAACGGTGACATCTATTTATTTTATAGGCACGGCGCTCATCGAAGTGATTGGGTGTATCAAAAATCGACGGATAACGGACGAACATTTGAAGCGCCGGTGTCATTTTTGAAGCACAAAAGACGTGACGATATAGAAGCGGTAGATAGCTGGTATGCTTGGGTTGGTCACGGCAATGGCGACGACCTTATTGTTAGCTTCGATTACCATGTTTGTTGGGATGGAAGTGCGAATGAACGCGGCCATACCACTGAACGTCATGATGCACATTTTATGGTGTTCGATACGAAGACAGACACTTGGACCAATGTTATTGAACAAGAGTTAGAGATGCCTCTGACGCGGGAAGCCGCCGAGAAGCAAACACTCGCAATGGATACCGGAGATCACTGGACCTTTAACGGAAGCACCTACCTTGATGATAAGGGAAACCCTCATTTAGCAATCAATGTTGGGGTTGATTTAGGCCAAAAGACAGGTGGTCCAAAGCAGACGCGTCATGTTCATTGGGATGGTCAGGCTTGGCAAGTTGGAGCGTCAGTTAACGGTCAAACAACAGGGGTTTCGCGTGGTGACTTTAAGCTCGATGCAGCGAATGGAATTACATACTTCCTGGTTGATCAGGATGGTAAAGAAGGCGTACTTGCAACCTGGAATAGCCAAGACAGCGGCCGTTCGTTTACTAAACAAACTGAATTACTTCGCGCTCACAATGGTAGCTTCTCAATTACGTCTTTGATTAAAAATGCACATCCAGATGCTCAAGTACTTGTGGCTGAAAAGGCGCGTGGAAAAGCGGACAGAAAAATATATCTAGTGGGCGAAAAGGGGCCCGTTCAACGACCTCTTTTGCATGCAACACTAGACAAAGATACGTCCACATTTAAGAAAAAATAA